Proteins encoded by one window of Microcoleus sp. FACHB-68:
- a CDS encoding MATE family efflux transporter, with the protein MFSKKLSFRNLRFISKVLAEAKACLLLAIPLAAAQLAQAGTNFFDTVMMGLLGSQSLAAGALGAVTFSALMLISTGIVSSVGILAAVADGAGESKQVSCVAVQGLWLSIALSIPFMLLIWNMGPILRQFGQEPSNVILAESYLRAIVWGFPASMGFAVLKNVVSALNRPRVVMVIMVGGVFLNVAANYVLMFGLWGLPALGLAGIGWGSTLSYWVMFATAVGFVSFNEHFKSYQIFPYFHQFNRRTFWEIFQIGWPIGLLFTFEAGLFAATTFLMGYLGTVTLAAHQIALQTAAMTFMVPVGISYATTIRVGQSIGKNDPKGAQQAGYVGIAIGAIFMGMMAVIFWIFPERIVGIYLNVKAPENLEVVKLAISLLGVAAMFQIFDGIQVIAAGALRGLKDTRVPMLIGVFAYWIVGFVSGYMMGIYLDWGGVGLWGGLALGLAFASGILSWRFRHLVLRMSKEDFLTADERR; encoded by the coding sequence ATGTTTTCCAAAAAACTAAGCTTTAGAAACCTTAGGTTTATATCAAAAGTCTTAGCCGAAGCTAAAGCTTGTCTGTTACTGGCGATTCCTTTAGCGGCGGCACAACTCGCACAAGCCGGCACTAACTTTTTCGACACAGTCATGATGGGGTTACTGGGAAGTCAAAGTTTAGCTGCCGGTGCTTTGGGTGCAGTCACTTTCTCTGCATTGATGTTAATTAGCACCGGCATTGTTTCTTCTGTTGGTATTCTCGCGGCAGTTGCGGATGGTGCCGGCGAATCAAAGCAAGTGAGTTGTGTTGCCGTACAGGGACTTTGGCTATCAATTGCCTTATCTATTCCCTTTATGCTGTTAATTTGGAATATGGGGCCAATTTTGCGGCAGTTTGGTCAAGAACCCAGCAATGTTATTTTAGCAGAAAGTTATCTCCGTGCGATTGTTTGGGGATTCCCTGCAAGCATGGGATTTGCTGTTTTAAAAAATGTAGTTTCCGCGCTTAACCGGCCTAGAGTTGTGATGGTGATTATGGTAGGCGGCGTGTTTTTAAATGTTGCAGCAAATTATGTCCTCATGTTCGGTTTATGGGGTTTACCGGCTCTCGGTTTAGCCGGCATTGGATGGGGAAGCACACTGAGTTACTGGGTGATGTTTGCCACGGCAGTCGGTTTTGTGAGTTTCAATGAACATTTCAAAAGTTACCAGATTTTTCCTTATTTTCATCAGTTTAATCGTCGAACATTTTGGGAAATCTTTCAAATTGGCTGGCCCATTGGGCTGCTATTTACATTTGAGGCGGGATTGTTTGCAGCGACGACTTTTTTGATGGGATATTTAGGAACGGTTACTTTAGCGGCACATCAAATCGCTTTGCAGACTGCTGCCATGACGTTTATGGTGCCGGTTGGAATTTCCTATGCCACGACGATTAGGGTTGGGCAAAGCATTGGGAAAAATGATCCGAAGGGCGCTCAACAAGCGGGATATGTCGGCATTGCTATCGGTGCGATTTTTATGGGAATGATGGCTGTGATTTTTTGGATATTTCCTGAGAGAATTGTTGGGATTTATCTGAATGTTAAAGCTCCAGAAAATTTAGAGGTTGTTAAACTTGCGATTTCTCTTTTAGGAGTCGCCGCGATGTTTCAAATATTTGATGGCATTCAAGTGATTGCTGCCGGCGCTTTGCGGGGATTAAAGGATACGAGGGTTCCTATGTTGATTGGGGTTTTTGCTTACTGGATTGTGGGCTTTGTTAGTGGGTATATGATGGGTATTTATCTGGATTGGGGTGGGGTTGGTTTGTGGGGTGGTTTGGCTTTGGGGTTGGCTTTTGCGAGTGGTATTTTAAGTTGGCGTTTTCGTCATTTGGTTCTGCGGATGAGTAAGGAAGATTTTTTAACCGCAGATGAACGCAGATAA
- a CDS encoding glycoside hydrolase family 15 protein: MPFKKNHPFTGIQITLFLTLCLITGSLAFTHPFSPKEAFGYPGTCPNWPASTLTFLGTAANPTSKVWFTGINGILGEIFYPSADKPATVDWQFLIGDANKTWVDEEKQDTTHQVRLNHPHSLAWNLTNTAKNNHYQIQKTIFTDPTRNSLIQQITFTALTGTLKDYNLYTLYHPAISNNGKATTGSHTTDNGKNILIAQNANSGETSALASSLNFQPQTISAGFVGYSDGWQDLKGGKIDNTLNWKFDTATNGNIAQIAQFDLSDYPHQKSITFHLVLGFGDSETSAKAAAAGTLGDNISTLLSTYNSQWNYYTDHLNSFDNTADQQYYLAAMVLKASQDKSSGAMVAGLGNPWGESNYSICTPFGVEMQGGYHLIWPRDLYKFASALIAAGDRETANSALNWLFNKSQQPDGHFLQNAFADGTPYWNSIQMDQTAFPIILAWKLGRNDPQTYLKHIKPAADFIVKNGPWTQQERWEENAGYSPATIAAEIAGLVCAADIAKLNGDTPTQQHYLATADYWQSLVETWTFTTTGSIGNGNYYQRIDDNGNPNDGHLLNISNGGGSYDERSIVDTSFLELVRHGVKAWNNPYILSSLPAIDSTIKQTLPNKGEAWFRYNHDGYGETAAGADYTGAGIGRLWPIFTGERGHYAIAGGEKADTYLATLRAFANDSYMIPEQVWDLNAPSQFTPGTPTKSMTPLSWSMGEYITLLASNHSGKVIDMPAIVHQRYVTNAYKPQQNYPVDYNKTAAAQGKALTIYYKGSLANASQVKLHWGYNNWQFITDKPMIKRTDGFWETTLSLPVTGTTLNFAFTDGKTWDNTGKNWNQTIATGTFQPINTPIDIWPNPVISGQPLKIYYKGSLAGAATAITLHWGHNGFKNPTDVPMKKEAGDYWTTTINLPETSTLNLTFLNQSQEWDNNNLNNYNYTTSQR, encoded by the coding sequence ATGCCTTTCAAAAAAAATCATCCATTCACCGGCATCCAAATCACCCTCTTCCTCACCCTCTGCCTGATCACCGGCAGCCTCGCCTTCACCCACCCCTTCTCCCCCAAAGAAGCCTTTGGTTATCCCGGAACTTGCCCAAATTGGCCGGCTTCCACCCTCACCTTCCTGGGAACCGCCGCCAACCCCACCTCAAAAGTTTGGTTCACCGGCATCAATGGAATTCTGGGAGAAATCTTCTATCCCTCCGCCGACAAACCGGCAACCGTAGACTGGCAATTTTTAATCGGTGATGCCAATAAAACTTGGGTGGATGAAGAAAAGCAAGACACCACCCATCAAGTCAGATTAAATCACCCCCATTCCCTCGCTTGGAATCTCACCAACACCGCCAAAAATAACCACTATCAAATCCAAAAAACCATCTTCACCGATCCCACCCGCAACAGCTTAATTCAGCAAATCACCTTCACCGCCTTAACCGGCACCTTAAAAGATTACAACCTTTACACCTTATATCATCCCGCCATATCCAATAATGGCAAAGCCACCACAGGTTCCCACACAACCGACAACGGCAAAAACATATTAATTGCTCAAAACGCCAATAGCGGTGAAACCTCAGCCTTAGCCAGTTCCTTAAACTTCCAACCCCAGACAATTTCTGCCGGCTTCGTCGGCTATAGTGACGGCTGGCAAGATTTAAAAGGTGGCAAAATTGACAACACCCTGAACTGGAAATTTGACACCGCCACCAATGGAAATATCGCGCAAATCGCCCAATTCGATCTCAGCGATTATCCCCATCAAAAATCCATCACTTTTCACTTAGTTCTCGGCTTTGGTGACAGTGAAACCAGCGCCAAAGCCGCAGCCGCCGGCACCCTTGGCGATAACATTTCCACCCTCCTTTCCACCTACAACAGCCAATGGAATTACTACACCGATCATCTCAATTCCTTTGACAACACAGCCGATCAACAGTATTACCTTGCCGCAATGGTATTAAAAGCCTCCCAAGACAAATCCTCCGGCGCAATGGTTGCTGGTTTAGGGAATCCTTGGGGAGAATCAAATTACTCAATTTGCACACCCTTTGGCGTGGAAATGCAAGGCGGATATCATTTAATTTGGCCGCGAGATTTATATAAATTTGCCAGCGCTTTAATCGCTGCCGGTGACAGAGAAACAGCTAACTCCGCCTTAAATTGGTTATTCAATAAAAGTCAACAACCAGACGGACATTTCCTGCAAAATGCCTTCGCCGATGGCACCCCTTATTGGAATAGCATCCAAATGGATCAAACCGCCTTTCCCATCATTCTCGCTTGGAAATTAGGCCGAAACGATCCCCAAACTTATCTCAAACATATCAAACCCGCCGCTGATTTTATCGTCAAAAATGGCCCTTGGACACAACAAGAACGCTGGGAAGAAAATGCCGGCTACTCTCCCGCCACCATCGCCGCCGAAATAGCCGGTTTAGTGTGTGCCGCAGACATCGCTAAACTCAACGGAGATACCCCCACCCAGCAACACTATTTAGCCACCGCAGATTACTGGCAAAGCCTGGTAGAAACTTGGACATTTACCACCACAGGTTCTATCGGCAACGGCAACTATTATCAACGAATTGATGATAACGGCAACCCCAACGACGGACATCTTTTAAACATCAGTAACGGCGGCGGTTCCTACGACGAACGCAGCATCGTTGACACCAGCTTTTTAGAATTAGTTCGTCATGGCGTAAAAGCTTGGAATAATCCCTATATTTTATCATCCCTACCGGCAATCGATTCCACCATTAAACAAACCCTTCCCAACAAAGGCGAAGCCTGGTTTCGATACAATCACGACGGCTACGGCGAAACAGCAGCCGGCGCAGATTATACAGGTGCCGGCATCGGGCGTTTGTGGCCAATATTCACCGGCGAACGCGGTCATTATGCGATTGCCGGCGGCGAAAAAGCCGACACTTACTTAGCCACCCTAAGAGCATTTGCCAACGATTCTTATATGATTCCCGAACAAGTTTGGGATCTCAACGCTCCCTCCCAATTTACCCCAGGAACCCCCACAAAATCCATGACACCTCTTTCCTGGTCAATGGGAGAATACATCACCCTCCTAGCCTCAAATCACAGCGGAAAAGTAATCGATATGCCCGCAATTGTTCATCAGCGTTATGTTACCAACGCTTACAAACCCCAACAAAATTATCCAGTTGATTATAATAAAACCGCTGCCGCACAAGGCAAAGCCTTAACCATTTATTACAAAGGTTCCTTAGCCAACGCCTCCCAAGTTAAATTGCACTGGGGTTACAACAATTGGCAATTCATTACAGATAAACCCATGATCAAGCGAACCGATGGATTTTGGGAAACAACCCTTTCACTGCCAGTAACAGGAACCACCTTAAACTTTGCGTTTACCGACGGCAAAACATGGGATAATACCGGAAAAAATTGGAATCAAACAATTGCAACCGGCACCTTTCAACCAATCAACACCCCCATCGATATTTGGCCAAATCCCGTCATATCCGGACAACCGCTCAAAATTTATTACAAAGGTTCACTTGCCGGTGCTGCAACTGCAATCACCCTGCACTGGGGTCATAATGGATTTAAAAACCCAACAGACGTACCCATGAAAAAAGAAGCCGGTGATTACTGGACAACAACAATAAACCTACCAGAAACAAGCACATTAAACCTCACCTTCCTCAACCAATCCCAAGAATGGGATAACAATAATTTAAACAATTACAACTACACAACCTCACAACGCTAA